In a genomic window of Planctomycetota bacterium:
- the ftsY gene encoding signal recognition particle-docking protein FtsY: MPFWGKSKGAKSAEAPPPSPPPQAAEPAPEPKKGLFARMASSLGRIKDGLAKTRSFLAAGLGSIFSIRGKIDQAKLDQLEELMITADMGIDTVTKLLDQVRAAWKNREIETTDQLHDFLKAQLKALLTQQDVGIGHAEKPPTVILVAGVNGSGKTTSIAKLANHFRDRGGRVLLCASDTYRAAAVEQLTIWAERLGVDIVRHQRGGDPGAVAYDACDAALARGVDILIVDTAGRLHTQQNLMKELEKIRRVIEKKIPGAPHEVILVLDATTGQNAIAQARQFKEAIKVTGIFLAKLDGTAKGGIVVAVKDQLGIPVKFIGLGEKPADIQPFDPDAFVEALFA, translated from the coding sequence ATGCCATTCTGGGGCAAGAGCAAAGGTGCGAAGTCTGCGGAGGCGCCGCCCCCCTCCCCTCCGCCACAGGCGGCCGAGCCGGCGCCCGAGCCGAAGAAGGGCCTCTTCGCCCGCATGGCCTCGTCGCTCGGGCGCATCAAGGACGGCCTGGCCAAGACCCGCAGCTTCCTCGCCGCGGGCCTCGGTTCCATCTTCTCCATCAGGGGCAAGATTGACCAGGCGAAGCTCGACCAGCTCGAGGAGCTGATGATCACCGCCGACATGGGCATTGACACCGTCACCAAGCTCCTCGACCAGGTGCGCGCCGCCTGGAAGAACCGCGAGATCGAGACGACCGACCAGCTCCACGATTTCCTCAAGGCGCAGCTCAAGGCGCTCCTCACGCAGCAGGACGTGGGCATCGGCCACGCCGAGAAGCCGCCCACGGTGATCCTGGTCGCCGGCGTGAACGGCTCGGGCAAGACCACCTCGATCGCCAAGCTGGCCAACCACTTCCGCGACCGCGGCGGCCGGGTGCTGCTGTGCGCCAGCGACACGTATCGGGCCGCCGCCGTCGAGCAGCTCACCATCTGGGCCGAGCGCCTCGGCGTGGACATCGTGCGCCACCAGCGCGGCGGCGACCCGGGCGCCGTGGCCTACGACGCCTGCGACGCCGCGCTCGCCCGCGGCGTGGACATTCTGATCGTGGACACCGCCGGCCGGCTCCACACGCAGCAGAACCTGATGAAGGAGCTGGAGAAGATCCGCCGCGTGATCGAGAAGAAGATCCCGGGCGCCCCGCACGAGGTCATCCTCGTGCTCGACGCCACCACGGGCCAGAACGCCATCGCACAAGCCAGGCAATTCAAGGAGGCGATCAAGGTCACGGGCATCTTCCTCGCGAAGCTCGATGGCACGGCCAAGGGCGGCATCGTAGTCGCCGTCAAGGACCAGCTCGGGATTCCGGTGAAGTTCATCGGACTCGGCGAGAAGCCCGCCGACATCCAGCCCTTCGACCCCGACGCCTTCGTGGAGGCCCTGTTCGCTTGA
- the rho gene encoding transcription termination factor Rho has product MARNSRAVKEKKESRNGTSFGKGILPNDAQLAAEEKALEEQLEDAARGGEELHIAELKRLKIHELHQMAEKEGITGLAGLKKQELIYKILEEWVKRAGLIRGEGVLEVLPDGFGFLRSPDYNYLPCPDDIYISPSQIRRFGLKTGTVVAGQIRPPKDNERYFALLRVEAINYAPPEELADRVCFEDLTPLHPDKRLILETTPDVIETRIVDLIAPIGKGQRGLIISPPKAGKTILLQKIANAITTNHPDIYPMVLLIDERPEEVTDMQRSVKAEVISSTFDEPAERHIQVAEMVIEKAKRMVEYGKDVVILLDSITRLGRAYNTECPHSGKILSGGVDAAALQKPKRFFGAARNIEEGGSLTILATGLIETGSRMDEVIFEEFKGTGNMELVLDRRLEERRIFPAIDVNRSGTRKEELLLSPEDLNRVWVLRKVLSEMNATEAMELLIERVKRAKTNKEFLETLGAPN; this is encoded by the coding sequence ATGGCAAGAAATTCGCGAGCGGTGAAGGAGAAGAAGGAATCCAGGAATGGCACCTCCTTCGGCAAGGGCATCCTCCCCAACGACGCCCAACTGGCCGCCGAGGAGAAGGCCCTCGAGGAGCAACTCGAGGACGCGGCGAGGGGCGGCGAGGAGCTGCACATTGCCGAACTCAAGCGCCTCAAGATCCACGAACTCCATCAGATGGCCGAGAAGGAGGGCATCACGGGCCTCGCCGGCCTCAAGAAGCAGGAGCTCATCTACAAGATCCTCGAAGAGTGGGTCAAGCGCGCCGGCCTCATCCGCGGCGAAGGCGTGCTCGAGGTGCTGCCCGACGGCTTCGGCTTCCTGCGCTCGCCCGACTACAACTACCTGCCCTGCCCCGACGACATCTACATCTCGCCCTCGCAGATTCGCCGCTTCGGGCTCAAGACCGGCACCGTGGTGGCCGGCCAGATCCGCCCGCCCAAGGACAACGAGCGCTACTTCGCCCTTCTGCGGGTCGAGGCGATCAATTACGCCCCGCCCGAGGAGCTGGCCGACCGCGTGTGTTTCGAGGACCTCACGCCGTTGCACCCCGACAAGCGCCTCATCCTCGAAACCACGCCCGACGTCATCGAGACGCGCATCGTGGACCTCATCGCGCCCATCGGCAAGGGCCAGCGCGGCCTCATCATCTCGCCGCCCAAGGCCGGCAAGACCATCCTCCTCCAGAAGATCGCCAACGCCATCACCACCAACCACCCCGATATCTATCCCATGGTCCTCCTCATTGACGAGCGGCCCGAGGAGGTCACCGACATGCAGCGCTCGGTCAAGGCCGAGGTCATCAGTTCCACCTTCGACGAGCCCGCCGAGCGCCACATCCAGGTGGCCGAGATGGTCATCGAGAAGGCCAAGCGCATGGTCGAGTACGGCAAGGACGTGGTGATTCTGCTCGACTCCATCACCCGCCTCGGCCGCGCCTACAACACCGAGTGCCCGCACAGCGGGAAAATCCTGTCGGGCGGCGTGGACGCCGCGGCCCTTCAGAAGCCCAAGCGCTTCTTCGGCGCGGCCCGCAACATCGAGGAGGGCGGCTCGCTCACCATCCTCGCCACCGGCCTCATCGAGACCGGCTCGCGCATGGACGAGGTGATCTTCGAAGAGTTCAAGGGCACGGGCAACATGGAACTCGTGCTCGACCGCCGCCTCGAAGAACGCCGCATCTTCCCCGCCATTGACGTCAACCGCTCCGGCACCCGCAAGGAGGAGCTGCTGCTCTCGCCCGAGGACCTCAACCGCGTGTGGGTGCTGCGCAAGGTGCTCAGCGAGATGAACGCCACCGAGGCGATGGAACTGCTCATCGAGCGCGTCAAGCGCGCGAAGACCAACAAGGAGTTCCTCGAGACCCTCGGCGCGCCGAACTGA
- the coaE gene encoding dephospho-CoA kinase (Dephospho-CoA kinase (CoaE) performs the final step in coenzyme A biosynthesis.), with protein MIGLLGGIAAGKTTVARMLAELGARTVNADEIGHAVLAQPAVREQVVALWGRGVLGPDGGVDRAKVARRAFRGPKELAALEAITHPAIRAELHRQIAAARAAGAPAIVVDAPLLVETELDAVCDALVFVDCPREVRRKRAAERGWKAAELARRERLQAPLEIKRARARFVINGNGPLETTTRQVQELWQEIRER; from the coding sequence GTGATCGGGTTGCTCGGCGGCATCGCAGCGGGCAAGACGACAGTGGCCAGGATGCTCGCCGAACTCGGAGCGCGTACTGTGAATGCCGACGAGATCGGCCACGCCGTCCTGGCCCAGCCGGCCGTGCGCGAGCAGGTGGTGGCCCTCTGGGGCCGCGGCGTGCTGGGACCGGACGGCGGCGTGGACCGCGCGAAGGTGGCCCGGAGAGCCTTCCGCGGACCGAAGGAGTTGGCCGCCCTCGAGGCCATCACGCACCCGGCCATCCGAGCCGAGCTGCACCGCCAGATCGCCGCGGCCCGCGCGGCGGGGGCGCCGGCCATCGTGGTGGACGCGCCGCTGCTCGTGGAGACGGAGCTGGATGCCGTGTGCGACGCTCTCGTCTTTGTGGACTGCCCGCGCGAGGTGCGGCGGAAGCGCGCCGCCGAGCGCGGCTGGAAGGCCGCCGAACTCGCCCGCCGCGAACGCCTCCAGGCGCCTCTCGAGATCAAGCGTGCCAGGGCACGCTTCGTGATAAACGGCAACGGGCCTCTCGAAACCACTACCCGACAGGTGCAGGAGCTATGGCAAGAAATTCGCGAGCGGTGA
- a CDS encoding FAD-dependent oxidoreductase: MDTIREAPRETPVVADVDVCVVGGSCTGVFAAVAAARLGARVALIETNGFFGGVATASLVSVWHSTKDIQGQQQVIAGLTTEVVDRLARRDAVRFVGTASQYFVLNTEELKIALDLLVTEAKVRPFLHTLFVAPGLEDGRLVAAIVEDKTGRRAIRAKQFVDATGDADLVARLGLPVYQRKDVQPPTTCVILRGLRALSKAHPGFNIHSVIFDAQYPQALQKGFAWGSAVPGGDDEYMLAGTRVFGANCADADELTQAELEGRRQVRAICDILREHFLGDKGTPLVTLPAKIGIRETRHARCLHTLTQDELLAGQRFPDAIGYGTYPVDIHSARGAGVTFRRLEKAPYYQIPYSCLVPKGATNVLVAGRALDADEGAFGAVRVMVNCNQTGQAAGVAAWLALDSGRPVAEVNPARLRETLKGQGAIVL, encoded by the coding sequence ATGGACACCATTCGCGAAGCCCCGCGCGAAACCCCCGTGGTGGCCGACGTGGACGTGTGCGTCGTGGGCGGAAGCTGCACGGGCGTCTTCGCCGCCGTCGCCGCCGCACGTCTGGGCGCCCGCGTGGCCCTCATCGAAACCAACGGCTTCTTCGGCGGCGTCGCCACGGCCAGCCTCGTGAGCGTGTGGCACTCGACCAAGGATATCCAGGGCCAGCAGCAAGTGATCGCGGGCCTCACGACCGAGGTGGTGGACCGCCTCGCCAGACGCGATGCCGTGCGCTTCGTGGGCACGGCGAGCCAGTACTTCGTCCTCAACACCGAAGAGCTGAAGATCGCGCTCGACCTGCTCGTGACCGAGGCGAAAGTGCGCCCGTTCCTGCACACGCTCTTCGTGGCGCCCGGCCTGGAGGATGGCCGCCTGGTCGCGGCCATCGTCGAGGACAAGACGGGGCGGCGGGCCATCCGCGCGAAGCAGTTCGTGGATGCTACGGGCGATGCCGACCTCGTTGCCCGCCTGGGCCTGCCCGTCTATCAGCGCAAGGACGTCCAGCCGCCCACCACGTGCGTGATCCTCCGCGGCCTGCGCGCCCTGAGCAAGGCGCACCCGGGCTTCAACATCCACAGTGTCATCTTCGACGCCCAGTACCCCCAGGCCCTTCAGAAGGGCTTCGCCTGGGGCTCGGCCGTGCCCGGCGGCGACGACGAGTACATGCTCGCCGGCACCCGCGTATTCGGCGCCAACTGCGCCGACGCCGATGAGCTGACGCAGGCGGAGCTCGAGGGCCGGCGCCAGGTGCGCGCCATCTGCGACATTCTGCGCGAGCACTTCCTGGGCGACAAGGGCACGCCGCTGGTCACCCTGCCCGCGAAGATCGGCATCCGCGAGACCCGCCATGCGCGCTGCCTGCACACGCTGACGCAGGACGAACTGCTCGCCGGCCAGCGCTTCCCCGATGCCATCGGCTACGGCACATATCCCGTGGACATCCACAGCGCGCGCGGCGCGGGCGTGACGTTTCGGCGCCTCGAAAAGGCGCCCTACTACCAGATCCCCTATTCGTGCCTTGTGCCGAAGGGGGCCACGAACGTGCTCGTCGCCGGCCGTGCCCTCGACGCCGACGAGGGGGCCTTCGGCGCCGTGCGCGTGATGGTCAACTGCAACCAGACCGGCCAGGCCGCGGGCGTCGCCGCGTGGCTGGCTCTGGATTCGGGCAGACCCGTGGCCGAGGTAAACCCCGCGAGGCTCCGCGAGACACTCAAGGGCCAGGGAGCCATCGTTCTCTGA
- a CDS encoding sugar phosphate isomerase/epimerase family protein produces the protein MKRREFVCSVVGGFAAASFARHALAEEKEMPRIRLSACDWSLGAGGPGGLEVAKRCTLDGLEVSPGGAADKLQIADPKYREQLKAKAKEIGVAISSVAMGLLNGCPLATDPRGPAWLDQCIEATADLGATNILLAFFGAGDLRKNDAELKTEAVDAVVARLKEAAPRAEKARVVLGLENYLTAKQNLAILERVGSPAVQVYYDARNSTDVGHDAPAEIRELKGKLCQIHFKDGANYLGEGKVNWEAVRDALNDIGYRGWAVLETSCPSKDRDADFRRNAAFVRKLFA, from the coding sequence ATGAAGCGTCGTGAGTTTGTGTGCAGCGTCGTGGGCGGCTTCGCTGCCGCCTCGTTCGCCCGCCATGCCCTGGCCGAGGAGAAGGAAATGCCCCGTATTCGCCTGAGCGCGTGCGACTGGTCGCTGGGGGCCGGCGGGCCGGGCGGCCTCGAAGTCGCCAAACGCTGCACGCTCGATGGGCTGGAGGTTTCGCCCGGCGGCGCCGCCGACAAGCTCCAGATTGCCGACCCCAAGTACCGCGAGCAGCTCAAGGCCAAGGCCAAGGAGATCGGCGTCGCCATCTCGTCCGTCGCCATGGGCCTGCTCAACGGCTGTCCGCTCGCCACCGACCCGCGCGGCCCCGCCTGGCTCGACCAGTGCATCGAGGCCACCGCCGACCTCGGGGCGACCAACATCCTCCTCGCCTTCTTCGGCGCGGGCGACCTCCGCAAGAACGACGCCGAGCTGAAGACCGAGGCCGTGGACGCCGTGGTCGCCCGCCTGAAGGAGGCCGCGCCCAGGGCCGAGAAGGCCCGCGTGGTGCTCGGGCTCGAGAACTATCTCACGGCGAAGCAGAACCTGGCGATCCTCGAGCGTGTCGGGAGCCCCGCGGTGCAGGTCTATTACGACGCGCGGAACTCCACCGACGTCGGCCACGACGCCCCCGCCGAAATCCGCGAGCTGAAGGGCAAGCTCTGCCAGATTCACTTCAAGGACGGCGCCAACTACCTCGGCGAAGGGAAGGTCAACTGGGAGGCCGTCCGCGACGCTCTCAACGACATCGGTTACAGGGGCTGGGCCGTCCTCGAAACGTCGTGTCCCTCGAAGGACCGCGACGCCGATTTCAGGCGGAATGCCGCCTTCGTACGCAAGCTGTTCGCCTAG